Part of the Methanobacterium paludis genome is shown below.
CTACTCCAGATAATATATCCTCAGGTCTCACCGCACATCCTGGTACCTTTGCATCAACGGGTATTATATTATCAACAGGACCCATGATCTCTTCTGAGGGTATATCTCCGTGGATATTTTTGTATACTCCACCCATAAGTGCACATGCACCTGCAGCCACAACAGCTTTAGGTTCGGGAATGGCTTTGTATATTTCCCTTAGAGGTTGCTCATTAAGTTTTGTTACCGGGCCTGTAACCACCAGCACGTCAGCTTCCCTTGGATTCCAAGTTAAGAAGACTTTATACTGCTCTGCATCGTATTTTGGTGAAAGTATGCAGTTCACGATCTCTATATCGCAGCCGTTACATCCTCCTGTGTACACAAGCATTACATGCACGGCTCTTGCCCTAGAATATGATTTTAAGCTCATATCATCCCTCTTTAAGGTTATTTGTGATTTTTAATGGTTTAGTTTTTAATTTTATTTATTGAGTTAAATTTTTGTGGTGACTCAATTAGTTTAATCAATAAATTTGATCTTTAATCAGATAATCTCTTTAATCCTTCCTCTTCTTTATTATAGTTGAATCCGAAAGGAACTGGGCTATAAATGCAATTTTATCGTCTGATATTTTAACCGGCTTTTCAAGGAGCTTTGATATATCTGATTCCACCACACCAACATCATTTGGGTGTATGGTTCCTGCCTCTCCAAATAGGGCGTATAATGGGCAGAAATCGTGGCAGTTGTAACAGTGAACACATTTTAATTCGTCAATTTCAGGTATCTGCCTTTTTACGAGACCTTCCATTAGTTCAACTGGTTCTTCAATGGGTATCATAGAAATTGCATCGGTTGGGCATGCATTGCAGCATCCCCCACATCCTATGCACGGTACCTCGGCCACTTTATCCGTTGGAACTATTTTACCTTCAAGGATTTTATTTCGTAACTCCATATCCGTAACACGGTCCGATGCAAAAAGAATCCTTTTTATATTGCTGTATGCTCCCTCCAGGAATATTATGATTAAATTTTTCATTGTGATACCTCAAACTCCCTTTCAAATAGTATAGCCCTTGCAGGACATGCATTGGAACATGCACCGCAGTAGGTGCATTTAGAATCATCTACGACTATTTTACCATCTTCTGTCTCTTTTATGGCATTTTCTGGGCATATTTTAGTACAGAGCTTGCAGTTCATGCACAGCTTGTCCTCAACCAGTGTGAAACCGTCTTTTATGGACTTTTTGTACATTGTGGTTTTTGGAATAGCATCTGCCGGGCAATGAATGGCACATTTCTCACAGAGTATACATTTTTCCGTATCAACCTCAATTGAACCTTTTTTAAGAGTTATGGCATCTTTTGGACACACTTCCGCACACACACCACAGGATATGCAGTCTTCTGATACTTCACCAGTCCATGCGACGTTCTGGAAGCTTCTGGCCTCATTGACATCACAAGCTTTAACACATCTGCCACATGATACACAGAAACCTTTTATTTTACGTTCTGGCTCATCTGCAAGTCTGATTGTTCCTACAGGACATACATCAAGGCAGTCCATTGTGCTGCATTCCTCGCAGAGGGTTGGGTCGTAGCGCAGTTTTCCATCAACCATTTTTAAAGCACCATGAGTGCATGCCTCAGCACATAAGCCACAGTTCAGACAGGAAACAATTTTACCTTCTATCTCTTCATCTGGTTCCGGCTTCCTGATTTTAACTTCAAAGTCATCGATGTAGATCGCCTTGTTAGGGCATTCTTTTACACATTTAAGGCATAATGTGCATTTTTCAGGGTCTATGGTCGTGTCTGTTATCGCACCTGCAGGACAGACATCCTCACACACACCACACTGTGTACATTTACCTTCAAGGTTAACATCAACCATTATGGCATCTGTTGGGCAGTAGTACTGGCACCTTCCACAGAGAGTACATTTTTCAGGGTCTGTGACCACGTTTGTCCTTTGAGCTTTCTCTTCTTCCTTGTGGACCTTAACTGTTGGTTGAACTGTTAAGTTTAGGGATTCAAGGAACTTGAGCTGTCTGTCCTCTATGACATCATAAGCATCGATCCTTGCTTTAATTGGACAGGCGTCCACGCATATTCCGCATCTTGCACATATTCCCTTTACAACTCCGTCCTCTATGTGTATACTGTTTACGGGACAGGTCATTTCGCAGACTCCACATGCATTGCACCTTGCCCTGTCAACCACGTATCCACCATATCTGTTCTTGAATATGGCTCTGTTCGGACAGGCTTCTGCGCATGCTCCACATGTGATGCAGCTGAATGCTTTGCCTTCTATGAGTCTTATTGCGCCTGTTGGACATTCTTTAATGCATTCTCCAAGGCCTTCACATTTTTTAGTTGATAAGAACATGATCCTTCTACTCCATTTCATTTAGATGATGGTATGAGACTTCAAATTAGATTTAAAATCCTATTTTTTTTAATTTCCTTGAGATCTTATCCCAATTTCGTTCTCGAATTATTATTTTTAAGTTTATTTCCTTCCTATTATTATTTGTTCAAAAATTTTTTAGAAAAATTTATAAATTATAATTTTTTTTAATCTTTCCCAATTTCAATTTATTACAACTTTTTTTGCCCCTATTACCTTCCAAAGGTTAATTTTCCTACTATTATCCCTGCAAGTGCTGCAAGGAGACCGTTCGCCAATTTGGAGTCAGTGTAATATGGGAAAGGACCTAGTTGGTATGCCATAAGTAATGCTACTATGATCAACACCACGAATACTGACGCTCCAAATTTGAGCTTGCTGTCTGGGTTTTGCTTAATCCTTGTACCTAATATGAATCCAATTATGAATCCAAGAACTAATGGGCCTATGTAAACCATTTTTAACTCTCCTTAGATCTCCTTAGTGTCTATGTAATCTTCGCTGGTTCCTTTGGCTCCGAGAAATGCTATTACTACCGCTGATAAACCCACCATCACCTTAAGGCCAACAACGAAGTTGAGGTATGGTATTATACCCGCATGAAGTGCGTCAGGGTAATTGAAAAGTGTACTTATTGCTGGTGGCACTATGTGGTAGATGTCAGTTCCTAGGTTGTAGAGGAAGAAACCCGATGCAAAAAGTCCAGCAAGTCCGAGAAACACATATCCCAATGCCCCTGCACTTTCAAGACCTGCCATGAAGTTGTGTGAAAGTTTGAATGGGCTTTCATCTAATCCGTATACAACAAGACAGAAAATTAATCCTGCGGCTATCATTGCCCCACCCTGAAAACCTCCACCGGGTGTTATGTGTCCTCCAAGGATTGTCAGTGCTCCGTAACACATCATTATGATTGAAGCTGGAAATACGAATATTTTAAGTATTGTACTCATTTATTTCCCCCCAAGTTCTACTTTTCCCCTTCCAAATACCAGAAGAGTTACCACAACGGCTGTAACAAGTATAAGAGCTTCCCCAAGAGTGTCATAACCCCTCCAGTCAAACACGATGTTGGTAACCATGTTTGGAGCTATCTGCGGCCCTATCCAGTTGTAGATATAGCTTATACCAGGATAGATCATGTTGCTAAAGTCGTATGTTGACTCTAATAACGCAACAGCAAACGCAACCATTGAAAGTCCTGCGATCAAGTTTCTGAGCCCTTCAGACATTTAAATTCCCCCAGTAAAACAGTACTGTTACAATTCCAAGTGCCAGTATCACATAGAAAGTCATGCTAGCAAGTGAGTCGTTTTGCTCCCTTTTCAGCTTTGGCATGATTGGCATCACAATTATGGCCATGAATATCAGCGCCAGAACCACAAATATCATCAGAACCCTGCTTACAAACCTTAACATGACCGCTGCGATTAGAAGGGTTGAGATAAGGGTTATCTCAGCTGTAAGTATCGATGAAGTGAATATGTTACTTATGGGTTCTTCTTTTTGAGCTTCTCCCTGAATTTCTTTTATTCTTCTTCTTATCAAGTCATATATGTTCATAAAATCACCCTTATCATTTAGACAATACTAGCTGCCAGAGGCTGCAGATAACCTGTTGCTAATTGTGGGAAAAGACCGAATGTTATACAGATCACCAGAAACGCAACCATTGCTATTATAGTTATTTTTGGTATTCTTTCTTCCATTATCTCAAGATTTTTTGGTTTAGCCCTGAGATAAATTGCATAAAATGCTTTCATAAATGTCATGAATGTCACGATACTCAACAGTATCATTATAACACCGAGTTCAGGCAAACCAGCCTGTACCGCTGCTTGACATAGCATAAGTTTACTCTGGAAAGCATTTAATGGAGGAACGCCTGCCATTGCAAATCCTGCAAGCAGCACAAGAAATGCTGATTTTGGTGATTCTACCATCATACCACCAAGTTTGCGAATGTCGCTCTGCCTGGTTTTGTAAAGGATGGTTCCAAATCCTATGAAAAGGAATGCTGTGATAACAACTTCATTCACGGCCTGGAAGAGTCCCGCTGTAATTCCTGCGGCTGTTCCAAGGCCCAAACCTATTCCTATGTATCCAAGCTCGCCCACTGCAAGGTATCCGATGATCCTCTTGAAATCTGTCTGTGTCAATGCCATTGTAATTCCCAGAACCATTGCAAGCAGTGATATACCTATTATAAAGACCTTTGTAAAGGGTAGGTACCCAAATATCCTGATTATTATGACACCCAGTGCAACGAACATGAACACTGAGAATGCCTGAAGCATTGCAGCACCGTTTGGCAGTGCTTTGCTGTAAACAGCTGATTTTATCGAATGGAACGGTGGAAGTCCTGCACCATAAAGCCATCCGAAGACTATAAGTGCACACGCCATGAGAAGAACAGGACTCTGTGGGTTGACAATTCCTGTTTTTATGGCGTAAACTATGTCAGTTATGTTAACGTTACCTGTAACCCCAAGTAAGAGAGCTATTCCAACTAGCAGGAGTGGTGAAGCTATACCTCCCAGTATCATGTACTTGAGGGCTGTTTCGTAGTTGCCCTTGACCCTTGAAACCAACACTATACCAACTTGAGTGAGTGCAGCTATCTCAAAGAAGACGTAAAGGTTGAATATGTCGTCTGTAAGTATTAAAGCCGTTATTGAAGCTGCCAGCATGAATAATAGATATGCATAAACTCCTGAAGGCCTTTTAACCTCGTAGAGGGATGTGAATATTGCAAATAATGCAACTATTCCCATTATGAACACCATGAGTTTCTGTGCACTTCCGAATACGTAGGTTATAGCTGGGTGGAAAAGGTTCAGGGCTGATCCGGTTATGAATGCAGGCAAACCCGCAGCTATGGTATTGTTTTGTGCAAGTGGAGCATATCCTCCGAAGTATTGAATACCGTAACCCGTTACAATGGGGATTACTGGTAATGCTAGTGCTACAACTATTGCAATTACCTTTACAGTGCGGTCCCTTTCATGAAGCAGGTTCAAAAAGAGTGCACATGTGATTGGAATTATGACCATTAATGGAATAAGAAGGTTCATAAAATCCCCCCTTTGAAGATTTTGGGGATGATCACATCCATAATTAAATTCAAATCATTTAAACATTGCATGATCTGTGTTTGCGTGATGTTTCCTGTGTTAACTGAAGACATTTCATTACTCTCCATCTCAATTATCTCCAAGAAGTTTTGAAGCGCTGATTGATCCGTGTCTTTTGTAAAGCACTATTATGATACCGAGCATTACAGCCATTGTACTTGCACCTATAACGATACTGGTAAGCACAAGGGCGAAAGGTAAAGGATAAGATGCATTTTGGGCGAAGTAGTTTACCGACATGCCTGGAAGGAATATGTAAACAATTCCACCGACTTTGTAACCCATTGCAATTAAGAAAAGGTTGGCACCATCACCTATGAATGCGAGCCCTATGACCTTTTTTATGAGATTGTCAAGGAATACAGCTCCAAATATGCCTATAATTATCAAAGCACTTGCTGTTAAAAGTGATGCGACTTGTGTGTCCATGATCATTTATTTCCCTCCTGACTCCCCAGATTCTTTTGATTCCACAACTCTGCGCGTTTTTTTAACAGCGAGGGCAATAAAAACAGGCACTATGGCCGAACCCACAATTGCCTGGGTAAGGGCGACATCAGGAGCCATTAGATACTGATAAAGGAATGCAAGAGAAGCTCCGGGAATCCCTGTCAGTATGGCTGCCTTCAACAGGTCTTTCTGCATCAAGGCTATGATTGCTCCACCAATTGTTGTTATCATGAGTATGTATTCTATCATTTTTCTTCCTCTCCATAGTAGTGGCCGTTGGCTATTGCATGCGATGCGAAAGGTGCAAGGATGAAATAGGCTACAGCAAGCAGAGGCTCGTTGAGCACCAGTAATGCAATGATACATGCCACATCAGCTATCCCCAGAATGTGTATTCTGGCGTATAACACGTTAGGTATGTCATCCTTGAATCTTATGATTCCATAAGCGGTAAGCAGTATGAATGCTGCTGCTATAAGGAGTAAAATTGATTTTATTATGATCAATATGTCTTCCATCTCAGTCTCCCCTCAACACTTTTGCAAATGCTATGGTTCCAACTGGGCCTAAAAAAACCAGTGCAGTGGCAATATCCCTGCAAAACTGCAGTCCATAGATATTGTTTACCAGGATTAAGAGGGTTGCTACAGATATGCTAAGACCCCCTACTCCCACAAGACCCATTGCTATGGTTTTTCTGGTTGTGATTCTTATGGTTGCAACTGCAAAAATTGCAAGAGCCGCCATTAAAATGTATTCCGATAACAGTAAAATATTCATTCTAACATCCCTTTTATATATGGTTCAAACGGAATTATGGCCTCTTTCTCACGTGGCGTTATAATTGCCACTTTTAATATCTTGTTTTCAGAGTCTAAGTCAACTGAAAGCGTTCCAGGAGTTAACGTGATACTGTTTGCAAGTATAACCTGGGAAATAGGGCGCTCAAGTTCTGTATCGATCTCTATTACAACAGGGTCTATTTTCCCATCTACGACTCTGAAAGCTACATCGAAAGAAGATTTCAGGATCTCAATGACGAGTACGACAAAATAAACGATTCCATAGAATATCCGGACTATAAACATGATAAACTAACTCCCTTATCTGTGATCCTAATAATGAATAATTAACATGATTATTTATGATAATATAAATCTTTCTATTATATAATTTTGTGCTGATTAAACCTAGCAAAATTCCCCAAAATCCACCCATATAAATAATATAAAGTGGATTAAAAGGTCATAACAGAGAGAAAAAATCACAACGGAATAATGGACTTACAATTAATTACAAAACAATAACAGACATCAAAAAAATAACAGCACAAATACCGATAAAAAAAAACCTACCTTAAAAACCTACCTTATCTTCCTACCATTATCGTCATTGTATTGTTTGATAGGATAGGTTAGATTTACCACTCTACAAAAAAATCAATTTAAACTATGAATTATTCTTTGCTTATTCTATTTCGTAATCAGCACCGAATCTGAATTGGTAATAAATTGGATATTAAAGTTATTTAAGTTTAAATATACGAATAAAAATTCCACGTCATGAACATGCAGCCAGCTTTACCATTAAAATCTTTGAAAAGACTCTCAACGGTAGTTTTATCACTTCCAAATGGTTTTGTGATGTAAATCGTTTTATTACCATGCTGCTGCACATCCGTAACATTGTAACTTGTCATGTTAACAGGCTCAGATTGATTTATAACGGTAAGCTGATGGTAAGCTGTGTTGGTGCCTCCCAACTCAATTGCAACCCATGTAAGAAGGATAATACCAACAATAACAGCGGGTTTTATTAAATTCTTTAAATAAAATGGATTTTTTGCAAAGTAAACGCATAGTAAGATTCCTATTCCGATTAATAATGGTTGTGAAAACATACCCCCATCTATCATCCCTATGATAGCTACAGTGATTGCAAATGATGTAATAAGCTTGTAGGTATCTTTCATGCCTTTCATAGCAAGTAAACCTGCAATGTATACTAATGGTAACGCTATCACTATAATGAAAGCAAAGGGTGAAGTATACTGAATAAGAGATATTCCTGTATTAATGTTGTGTGGAGCTATTTTACCGAATAAACTTACCATATAACCTATCACAGACTTGAAAACATGGCTATGCATTATACTTGTAGTGCTTGGTCTAGGATTCATTGAAATAAATATTGTAAATATAGAAACTCCAAATTTAAGTCGTATCCATACTTCAGTAAGTAAACCAACCACACATGTAGAAAATATAGTTAGTATAGAAATTAACAAATATCTCTTACCATCAGCCCATTTTTCAGAGAAAAACCTACAGTTTAACCATTCATTTGAAGTGGAAAAAGAGCTCAAAAGAAGAAGACTTCCCATCATAACCAACAGTATCACTGCTTTACCCTCAGAAGAACCTTCAAGCACGGGCCAAAGAACTGTTGTCACTGCTTTACTCATAAAATTAGTTTTAAGGAGCACACCTCCCAAAAGTATTAGTAAAATCCCTGCTAAACGCAGACGATTAATGCGCAAATTTATCACCCTATTAAAATACATTTTAAAACTACTTCCATTCCATTTGTAACTTGTCGTTTAGTAAGTATTTGAGTTGTTTAAGTAGAGTCCTGTGTAATATCGGTTGGTGCTTGTGTTGACTTGCACATAATTCTGATTTAATAAGCCGTGGTTATAATCATATTGCAATTCTGAAGCATGCCATAACTCATAATTTCTGTATGGATCGTTTAAGTAGGGCGAGAACATTCCCAAAAATGTGTATAAATAAGCTGGAATTATTCCGTATGTTTTTGTTAATATTTGGAAATAAACAGGAAATCCTTCTCCAGGGGTTATTATAGGATTTCCTTCCCTTACGGTCCCTTTAAAAACCATTGGAATTGGACCCTGTTGACCATGTTCTTGAGCGAGTGTATTGACATGATTCATCATCTCATCATAAGTATCGTAGACAGTTCCATCGGACATATATTTATATCTACCATCTGGAACACCGAATAAGGCCAATTTAAGTGAATCTAAAAAGTTAACCTGACCCAAATTTATTGAACCTGCACCCTGGGTGTCAATGAAGGCCACTTCTATTATATACACATCCCCTTCTTGATAACTACGATAATTGGAGCCCCCATACATTTGCAATACCAGTGCAGTTTTAGATCCTTTATCCTCTGCCTGTTGAGCAAGGAGTTGAGAATGAAGATGACCTGGATACATATCCGGGTTTGCCAGTTTAACAAATGCAAGTCTTCCTAAAGGTTCTATAGGGCCACTAGAAACTGTGACATAGGAATAGCCAACGAACAAAGCTAAAATAGCAAGTGCAATCAATAACCATCTTCTTCTCATAATCTTTCCACTATCCTTCAACTTCTAATTCATTCAACTTCTAATCAAACTACTGTTTCTTATTCTGTTAAATGCTTTTAACGATGCTTTTATAGATTTATCTTTAAAATATCCATATTTATTAACGTATTTTTTAAAAATAATCTCATATAATTTCTTAGGTCTAGTTTTGTGAATTATATCTAAGTATTTATTCTCGAGTTATACCTCATTTAACCCATTTGAATAAAAAAGAGGATAGTCAGTTAAACTATATAAACTTACTTAAACTTACTTACATTTTTATCAAGTAAAAATGAAAATGGATTAAAGCAAAAATTAGAGGTTATACTTTAATATAAACAATGTTAAAGAAAAAACGACCCAATCCCTACTTTATAAACAAAAACCGCCACCAACATCGAAACAACCCACATCCCGAACAAAAACATACCCCAACTTTTCCTGTACTTCTTTGAGGAGAATGGGTTTAAAAGTTCCACGCCGCTTGGAGTGAAAATATCCAACATTATATGACTTAAACAACCTAAAAATAATGCTCCAACAACATAATAAGGATTTAAAACCAGTGAAGGAGTTAAAATTATTCCCACAATAACGAGGGAAGTGTATAAAGGCACTAGTTTTTTGTTTAAAATGATAAACCCCAAAATAAGGGATATTACTATTAAAGAAATCTTTAAACCAATTTTAAAATCTTGAAGAATGATATGGGATCCGAGTACGAAGATCGAAAGAAAACATGTTATAATAGTTATTCCCATAAATGAGTGCATAAATCCCCTATGTTTGGATATATAAAATATCAATGCCAATGCAACTAATATTATGCCTATTAAAAAGGGTAATTTCAATATATAAAGTGTTAATGTTATTACAAGTCCAATTAATACCATTATGGTCAGATTTTTCCTGTTCACGTCATGGTCCATGTCTATAATAGAGGCACCTAAAACTGCAAGGGAAAGGTAGAAAACATCTGGAAAAAATGGAAACGCCATTATCATTGAAAATAAAACGTGTTTTTTGTAAGAAGGCATTTTATCATGTTCACTTTGTATTATAAAATAAAAAAGAGTTTCTATTTAGAGTTATCCCATGATCTACTTAGTACTTTTGATCTATTCCTAAAAATAATAAGAGGATTATATTAAATTGTAATATATTAAATTGTTAAAATTATTAGCAATATATTTTGAATCTACTCTCTTGGGTAATATATTGAATTTACTCACTTTTGAATTTACTCACTTGAGATAATATCAAAGTACCTGAGATACGACAGCATCTGAAGATATGACTTTTCAGGACTTCCCTTCTTCACTTCACAGTTTTCAGAAACCACTTCACATGTTACAGAAGGTATGCCCTGCATGTTGCATTCATCTTCAAGTGCGCCGCTGTAAAGAGTCGCCGCATGGTCGAAACTGAGTAACTTGGATGACATAGCATCAGTTATGTATTTAGCTATCGTTAAACTTTCAGAACACGGCTCTTTGGAACAGAAAACACTTTCAACGCCAGGGTTGCTCCTTGGTTTGGTTGCATGAAAATCTGCCACAGAATCTACTTTAAAGGTTTTGGTGGCTTTCAGTATATTATTTGAAATTGAACCTCCCTTTGAAGCTGTTCTGTTCATATCAATACCTTTAAATTTCCTGGAATTTTTCATTGTGGCATGGGGCACTGCAAATGGAATTATATAAACCGTTCCATTCACATGCAGGTCCCCGATCTCATCTACAAGCCTCAAGGCTGCTATCTGGGGAGGAAATTCATTGCCATGAATCCCGGCTGTTAACATGACTTTAGGTGATTCACTTATTCCATCACTTATTTTAAGTACAGGCGTTCCATATTTTGCTGCACGGATCAATCTAGATGATACAGGACCTTCATGGATGTGATCCATGATCGTTTCATTCTCATCTATACGACCCCCAGATTCATGGGACAGTAACATTATTTTGCCTTTAAAAGCCATGAAATTCACCAAGTTTAAATTAGAAAATATATCAAATAAAATATATCATTGAATTGGTATCATTGAACTACGATATCATCAAGTTGTAGTTCAGGTTACATACTCAACAATAATTGTTATATATTTTTTTGAATGACTCATTATAAATAAATCAAGGTGATTAAAAAATGGAAAAAGTTGTTCTTGCATTCAGTGGTGGATTGGACACATCTGTATGCGCAAAGTTACTCCAAGAAAAATATGGAATGGAAGTTATTACCGCCTGCGTTGATGTAGGGCAGCCGGAAGATGAAATAAAAAGGCCAGAAGAGGTTGCAAACAATATCGGTGTTTCAAAACATTACACTATAGACGCCAAAGATGAGTTTGCACGTGATGTCATATTCAAAGCAGTGAAAGCAAATGCAATGTATGAGGGCTATCCCCTAAGCACTGCTCTTGCAAGACCACTCATAGCCCAAAAAATCGTGGAAATTGCAAAAAAAGAGGGTGCAGCAGCAATTGCCCATGGATGTACAGGTAAAGGAAACGATCAGTTCAGATTCGAATCAACCATAAGATCAGAATCATCATGCGATGTAATAGCCCCAGTAAGGGATTTAAACCTCACAAGGACTGAGGAGATGGAATATGCAAAGTCCAACAACATACCACTTCAGTCCGACAAGCTTTACAGTATCGACGAGAACGTTTGGGGCAGATCAATAGAGGGGGACATTCTCGAAGATCCTATGGTGGAAATACCAGAAGAAGCCTTCAATTGGACACGTTCAAGTGACGATGCACCCGATGAAGCCCAGGTAGTTGAGATGGAATTTGAAAACGGTGTTCCCGTGGCCCTTGACGGCAAGAAAATGAAACCTCTTGAGATCATCAAGGAATGCAATCGAATAGCAGGCATGCATGGTATTGGAAGGGTTGACATGCTTGAGGACAGAATAATTGGTCTTAAATCCAGGGAAAACTACGAAACCCCAGGGGCAGTTTTCATTATAACAGCCCACAAAGCTCTTGAGCAGATGACACTAACAAGGGAAGAACTTAAATTTGCTGAAATAGTTTCACAAACCTATTCAGAACTTGTTTACGAGGGATTATGGCATGAACCCCTACGAGAAGACCTTGACCAGCTTGTAGATAACATGCAAAAACGTGTGACAGGCGTTGTCAGGGTGAGGCTTCACAAGGGTGGAATGAGAATTTTAGGACGTAAATCTCCTTACAGTCTCTACAGCCAGGAAGCTGTGTCTTTTGAGGACAAAGAACTTGACCAGCGTGAAATGACTGGTATGGTTAAAAACTACGGCCTGCAGGCAGCATGCTTCCAGAAAATGCGTAAAAACGACTGAATAAACCGCTGAAATTCTATAAACTAAATGAAATGGGAAACAGGGATTATTTTGTGATTGTACCAAATAAAAACAATCCTTAAAAAATCCTTAATTTCATTTTTTTTATTAAAACAAAGCAATGATTTGAATTATTTTTTTGAAAATTATTTTTTTGGAATTATCTTTTAAAAGTAGTGCCCGGTTTTTTCCTTCTGAATTTTTTTAATTTTTTTAAAGTTAGAA
Proteins encoded:
- a CDS encoding NADH-quinone oxidoreductase subunit B family protein — translated: MSLKSYSRARAVHVMLVYTGGCNGCDIEIVNCILSPKYDAEQYKVFLTWNPREADVLVVTGPVTKLNEQPLREIYKAIPEPKAVVAAGACALMGGVYKNIHGDIPSEEIMGPVDNIIPVDAKVPGCAVRPEDILSGVVAALPKLLDAK
- a CDS encoding 4Fe-4S dicluster domain-containing protein, encoding MKNLIIIFLEGAYSNIKRILFASDRVTDMELRNKILEGKIVPTDKVAEVPCIGCGGCCNACPTDAISMIPIEEPVELMEGLVKRQIPEIDELKCVHCYNCHDFCPLYALFGEAGTIHPNDVGVVESDISKLLEKPVKISDDKIAFIAQFLSDSTIIKKRKD
- a CDS encoding 4Fe-4S binding protein, whose amino-acid sequence is MFLSTKKCEGLGECIKECPTGAIRLIEGKAFSCITCGACAEACPNRAIFKNRYGGYVVDRARCNACGVCEMTCPVNSIHIEDGVVKGICARCGICVDACPIKARIDAYDVIEDRQLKFLESLNLTVQPTVKVHKEEEKAQRTNVVTDPEKCTLCGRCQYYCPTDAIMVDVNLEGKCTQCGVCEDVCPAGAITDTTIDPEKCTLCLKCVKECPNKAIYIDDFEVKIRKPEPDEEIEGKIVSCLNCGLCAEACTHGALKMVDGKLRYDPTLCEECSTMDCLDVCPVGTIRLADEPERKIKGFCVSCGRCVKACDVNEARSFQNVAWTGEVSEDCISCGVCAEVCPKDAITLKKGSIEVDTEKCILCEKCAIHCPADAIPKTTMYKKSIKDGFTLVEDKLCMNCKLCTKICPENAIKETEDGKIVVDDSKCTYCGACSNACPARAILFEREFEVSQ
- a CDS encoding MnhB domain-containing protein, with the translated sequence MSTILKIFVFPASIIMMCYGALTILGGHITPGGGFQGGAMIAAGLIFCLVVYGLDESPFKLSHNFMAGLESAGALGYVFLGLAGLFASGFFLYNLGTDIYHIVPPAISTLFNYPDALHAGIIPYLNFVVGLKVMVGLSAVVIAFLGAKGTSEDYIDTKEI
- the ehbF gene encoding energy conserving hydrogenase EhbF, encoding MNLLIPLMVIIPITCALFLNLLHERDRTVKVIAIVVALALPVIPIVTGYGIQYFGGYAPLAQNNTIAAGLPAFITGSALNLFHPAITYVFGSAQKLMVFIMGIVALFAIFTSLYEVKRPSGVYAYLLFMLAASITALILTDDIFNLYVFFEIAALTQVGIVLVSRVKGNYETALKYMILGGIASPLLLVGIALLLGVTGNVNITDIVYAIKTGIVNPQSPVLLMACALIVFGWLYGAGLPPFHSIKSAVYSKALPNGAAMLQAFSVFMFVALGVIIIRIFGYLPFTKVFIIGISLLAMVLGITMALTQTDFKRIIGYLAVGELGYIGIGLGLGTAAGITAGLFQAVNEVVITAFLFIGFGTILYKTRQSDIRKLGGMMVESPKSAFLVLLAGFAMAGVPPLNAFQSKLMLCQAAVQAGLPELGVIMILLSIVTFMTFMKAFYAIYLRAKPKNLEIMEERIPKITIIAMVAFLVICITFGLFPQLATGYLQPLAASIV
- a CDS encoding cation:proton antiporter subunit C, with amino-acid sequence MIMDTQVASLLTASALIIIGIFGAVFLDNLIKKVIGLAFIGDGANLFLIAMGYKVGGIVYIFLPGMSVNYFAQNASYPLPFALVLTSIVIGASTMAVMLGIIIVLYKRHGSISASKLLGDN
- a CDS encoding DUF4040 domain-containing protein; translated protein: MIEYILMITTIGGAIIALMQKDLLKAAILTGIPGASLAFLYQYLMAPDVALTQAIVGSAIVPVFIALAVKKTRRVVESKESGESGGK
- a CDS encoding monovalent cation/H(+) antiporter subunit G, whose translation is MEDILIIIKSILLLIAAAFILLTAYGIIRFKDDIPNVLYARIHILGIADVACIIALLVLNEPLLAVAYFILAPFASHAIANGHYYGEEEK
- a CDS encoding monovalent cation/H+ antiporter complex subunit F, translating into MNILLLSEYILMAALAIFAVATIRITTRKTIAMGLVGVGGLSISVATLLILVNNIYGLQFCRDIATALVFLGPVGTIAFAKVLRGD
- a CDS encoding monovalent cation/H+ antiporter subunit E gives rise to the protein MFIVRIFYGIVYFVVLVIEILKSSFDVAFRVVDGKIDPVVIEIDTELERPISQVILANSITLTPGTLSVDLDSENKILKVAIITPREKEAIIPFEPYIKGMLE
- a CDS encoding metal-dependent hydrolase, which codes for MPSYKKHVLFSMIMAFPFFPDVFYLSLAVLGASIIDMDHDVNRKNLTIMVLIGLVITLTLYILKLPFLIGIILVALALIFYISKHRGFMHSFMGITIITCFLSIFVLGSHIILQDFKIGLKISLIVISLILGFIILNKKLVPLYTSLVIVGIILTPSLVLNPYYVVGALFLGCLSHIMLDIFTPSGVELLNPFSSKKYRKSWGMFLFGMWVVSMLVAVFVYKVGIGSFFL